In Malaclemys terrapin pileata isolate rMalTer1 chromosome 10, rMalTer1.hap1, whole genome shotgun sequence, the following are encoded in one genomic region:
- the PCLAF gene encoding PCNA-associated factor gives MVRTKADCGGAGGAYRKVVAARAPRKALGSSSANAGPSPPAKKVESKYAGGNPVCVRPTPTWQKGIGEFFRQSSRHSEKENQMPDDEEAGSSGIGRLTKKARPLTPDPTEDGASSEDEQI, from the exons ATGGTGCGGACCAAGGCAGATTGcggcggggccggcggggcctACCGGAAAG TGGTCGCCGCCCGGGCTCCCCGGAAAGCGCTGGGCTCCAGCAGCGCCAACGCGGGCCCTTCGCCGCCTGCCAAGAAAG TTGAAAGCAAGTATGCTGGTGGAAATCCAGTATGTGTGAGACCAACACCGACCTGGCAAAAAGGGATTGGAGAATTCTTCAGGCAGTCCTCAAGACATTCAGAGAAAGAGAACCAGATGCCTGATGATGAAGAGGCAGGAAGCAGTGGAATAGGAAGGCTTACTAAGAA AGCTCGTCCCTTGACTCCAGATCCCACAGAAGATGGTGCATCCTCTGAAGATGAGCAAATATGA